A genomic region of Bdellovibrionales bacterium contains the following coding sequences:
- a CDS encoding YggS family pyridoxal phosphate-dependent enzyme, which yields MVGKSVRENWLEIQAEMANALARSGRTQDSVRIVGVAKGQSIERIQEAVAAGLEIVGENYAQEYLKKVSLLGDTRLEWHFVGHIQSNKVRDLVGKIDLIHSVDRVNIAQLIGQRATTQNRVQRILVEINIDDAPNKSGIDFREGRVFLEALQKIDGIRICGLMALPAPGRLPEETRRGFARLRQLRDQWSSEVFGGSAGHHLCELSMGTSQDFQYAIEEGATYIRLGTRLFGERQG from the coding sequence ATGGTTGGAAAATCCGTGCGTGAGAATTGGCTTGAGATACAGGCTGAGATGGCAAATGCCCTGGCAAGGTCGGGAAGGACACAAGACTCCGTCAGAATAGTTGGGGTGGCAAAGGGACAAAGTATTGAAAGAATTCAGGAGGCTGTTGCCGCAGGTCTTGAAATTGTGGGCGAAAATTATGCTCAAGAATATTTAAAAAAGGTATCCTTGCTCGGTGACACTCGTCTGGAGTGGCACTTTGTTGGCCACATTCAGAGCAACAAGGTAAGGGATTTGGTTGGAAAAATAGATCTTATTCACTCTGTGGATCGCGTTAATATAGCCCAATTGATCGGACAAAGGGCAACAACTCAAAATCGAGTGCAGAGGATTCTGGTTGAGATTAATATCGATGACGCGCCGAATAAATCAGGAATAGACTTTCGAGAGGGCAGAGTTTTTCTGGAGGCCCTCCAAAAGATTGATGGGATCAGAATTTGTGGTTTGATGGCGCTTCCGGCGCCTGGTAGGTTGCCGGAGGAAACTCGGAGAGGGTTTGCTCGGCTTCGTCAATTGCGAGATCAGTGGAGCTCTGAAGTTTTTGGTGGGTCGGCCGGGCATCATTTGTGTGAATTATCGATGGGAACAAGCCAAGATTTCCAATATGCTATTGAAGAGGGAGCAACTTACATACGTTTGGGAACCCGT
- the maf gene encoding septum formation protein Maf, giving the protein MHQLILVSQSPHRHDLLTSAGYRFRVDAVKLSKTINKNLMPRSVAESLAREKGQAYIAQTKPMKGQGFLILSADTVVVLKGEVLGKPKNSAEAADFLSRLSGNMHSVITGICVHDVDGKKETLVSDESRVWFRTLARDEIVTYIASGEPFDKAGGYGIQGAAGAFVSKLEGSFSNVVGFPIELFNKMEVRNGWKIRA; this is encoded by the coding sequence ATGCACCAACTTATCCTCGTTTCTCAGTCGCCGCACCGTCATGATCTCCTCACTTCGGCAGGTTATCGGTTTCGCGTGGATGCTGTTAAACTATCGAAAACAATTAACAAAAACCTGATGCCTCGGTCAGTCGCTGAGTCTCTAGCGAGGGAGAAAGGCCAGGCCTACATAGCTCAGACTAAACCAATGAAAGGACAAGGTTTTTTGATTCTTTCTGCGGACACTGTCGTTGTGTTGAAGGGCGAAGTTCTGGGGAAACCAAAAAACTCGGCCGAAGCCGCGGACTTTCTCAGCAGATTATCTGGAAATATGCATAGCGTTATCACAGGTATCTGTGTGCACGATGTAGACGGAAAGAAAGAGACTTTGGTTTCAGATGAAAGTCGAGTTTGGTTTCGGACACTGGCTAGGGACGAAATCGTCACATATATCGCCAGCGGGGAGCCATTTGACAAGGCGGGAGGATACGGCATTCAGGGCGCGGCCGGCGCCTTTGTGAGCAAGTTGGAGGGCTCTTTTTCCAATGTGGTTGGGTTTCCCATCGAGCTCTTTAATAAAATGGAGGTGCGAAATGGTTGGAAAATCCGTGCGTGA
- a CDS encoding type II secretion system F family protein, giving the protein MLSFDFLILLSGLGLAALAIYLFATAVFTNNTDSDALAWASGDEPRKSKSPLVNISRPLVHNFTLQHATRIKNEKYRKKVEKLILTSGLSQELNVDEFIGLQILWGVMVPIFLIILNFALQLGYPYWLCAIIGVTGLQFPHLYCGSMKKFCYIFVVVDLPFFIDLLALSTEAGLDFINSIQRIVEKAENSVLADEFSIVLKDIKLGSSRSDALKAFAQRLDIPEITSFVAMIRDADYTGAPIASVLKDQSAQMRLERFIRAEKAGSKASQAMLIPMMVFILPAVFIMVFAPVVLQFFYGAK; this is encoded by the coding sequence ATGTTAAGCTTTGATTTCTTAATCCTGTTGAGCGGACTGGGTTTAGCAGCTCTGGCCATTTATTTGTTCGCCACAGCAGTCTTTACAAATAACACCGATTCTGATGCTCTCGCCTGGGCCTCAGGCGATGAGCCTCGCAAATCTAAATCCCCACTCGTTAATATCTCGCGCCCTCTGGTTCATAATTTCACCCTTCAGCATGCCACGCGGATTAAAAATGAGAAATACCGCAAAAAAGTTGAAAAATTGATTCTTACCTCTGGCCTGTCTCAAGAACTCAATGTGGATGAATTCATTGGACTGCAAATTCTTTGGGGAGTGATGGTGCCTATCTTTCTCATTATCCTCAACTTTGCCCTCCAGCTTGGTTATCCGTATTGGCTCTGCGCCATTATCGGAGTCACCGGACTGCAGTTTCCTCACCTCTACTGCGGGTCCATGAAGAAATTTTGTTATATTTTTGTTGTTGTTGATTTGCCATTTTTCATTGACCTTCTTGCACTCTCGACCGAAGCAGGTCTTGATTTCATTAATTCCATTCAACGAATTGTAGAAAAGGCAGAAAACAGCGTTCTCGCCGACGAATTCTCAATTGTGCTTAAAGATATCAAACTAGGCAGCTCAAGATCTGATGCTCTTAAAGCTTTCGCACAGCGCCTGGACATTCCAGAAATCACAAGCTTCGTTGCAATGATCAGAGATGCTGACTACACTGGCGCTCCAATCGCGTCGGTGTTGAAAGATCAAAGCGCCCAGATGCGCCTCGAGCGCTTTATTCGAGCCGAAAAAGCTGGATCAAAAGCCTCTCAGGCCATGCTCATTCCAATGATGGTATTCATCTTACCCGCGGTTTTTATCATGGTCTTCGCACCTGTGGTTCTTCAATTTTTTTATGGAGCGAAATAG